The DNA window AACTCCGCGAGCACCTGGTCGAGGCGCGCGTCGAGCCACGCGAGCGCGCCGAGCATCCCGGCCTTGGCCTTCGTGAAGAAGATGCTCTCGGCCGGGAGCTTCGCGAACTGAAGGCCGACGACGAGTTGCACCTGCACTGCCATCGCGTGCCACACCAACTCTTGCGCGCTGCGCACGAGGTCCGAGGTGACGTGATGAGAGAGCACGACGCGCGGATCGTTCGCGCGGCCTGCGAGTTCCGCGAGCCTGCGGCAGATGTTGTCCGTCCCGAAGAGCAGGGCGCCTTCGACGTGGAGCGTCGGGAGCTTCAGGGCGGGGTGCCCACCGTAAGCCGCGGGCTCAAGGCTCGTAAGATCATGCACGACGTCGAGCTCGACCGGCACGGCGAGCTCGTGCGCGAACATCCTCGCGACGCGCGTGAAGTGAGAACCACTGCGTCCGGTGAGCCGGAGCGGGAGCGTGAAGTTCAAGCGCATGGGGGCTGGCCTCGACGTTCGACGCTGTAACAGGACGTGGCGAACCGAACCTTTCGGGACGCGTCGAGGGAGAACGTCTCGGCGACAGTTCCGCGATGCCCCCGGTAGTAGAGCGTCACGAAGCCTGCACCC is part of the Stigmatella aurantiaca genome and encodes:
- a CDS encoding glutathione S-transferase N-terminal domain-containing protein; this encodes MRLNFTLPLRLTGRSGSHFTRVARMFAHELAVPVELDVVHDLTSLEPAAYGGHPALKLPTLHVEGALLFGTDNICRRLAELAGRANDPRVVLSHHVTSDLVRSAQELVWHAMAVQVQLVVGLQFAKLPAESIFFTKAKAGMLGALAWLDARLDQVLAELPLPRDVSVFEVTLFCLVEHIVFRPAVSLDSFPNLRSFAAAFASRESAQRTVFRFDSAPTPKETP